A region of the Chryseobacterium gotjawalense genome:
GAGATACCATGAAACAGGAAAGAGTTGCTGTTGCAGATTTACGAAGAATCATTGATGAGAAAACGAATTTCAGAAATTTGCTTTCTAAGATATAGTTTTTAAAAATATTTTAAATAAAAAGTTCCGGAGCAATCTGGGACTTTTTTATTTTACAGAATTATCATTTATTATCCTAAATTTGTTTAAACATGTTTTTATGTTAGAAAAAACTTTAAAAGGAATATTGGTTCTTTTGGCGGCCGTGATAGCATTGGCGTACACTTTTGGATATGATTATTTATTCAAAGGAATCCGCGAAACTTATCTGCGCGGTGAATCCGGTTCTTCCATTGATGACGGAACTTATTTCAAGTCTCACACGATTGCAAAAGGAAATTCAGTTCCCTGGGTGAAAGATTCGCTCTACAATAAAAAGCCTTTACCGAAAAATCTCGTTGAAGATTTAAAGAAATCAAAAACAGCTTCCTTTCTCATCATTAAAAACGGGAAATTAGTTCACGAAGAATATTGGGACGGTTATAATCAAAACTCAAAAACCAATTCTTTTTCTGTGGCAAAAGCAATAACGGTGATGCTTGTCGGTAAAGCCATCGAACAGAAAAAGATCAAAAGTTTTGATGAAAAATTCTCCAATTTTTTTCAAAATTATAATAATATAAAATTCGGGAAATCGTTAACGCTTGCTAATCTAGCTGAAATGGAAGCCGGTTTGAACTGGAAAGAAGATTATAAAAATCCTTTTCTGCCCAACGCAAAAGCCTATTACGGAAAGTCTTTGGAAAAAGCCGTTTTTCTTTGCGACTTTAAAAATCAACCCGGAACACAATTCGAATATCAATCCGGTGCAACGCAGCTTCTGGGTTTTGCCCTGAGAAAATCGATCGATAAAACCGTTGCGCAGTATGCTTCAGAAAACCTGTGGCAACCGCTCGGAATGGAGCAAAACGCAACCTGGAATACCGATGATTTCGGCATGGAAAAGACGTTCTGCTGCATCAATTCCAGTGCGAGAGACTTTGCAAAACTCGGACAGTTATTTTTAAATGATGGTGAATTTGATGGGAAACAAATCCTTAATTCAGACTTTATTGAAAAGATGCGGACACCGACAAAATTATCCGGTGAAGCTTATGGTTCAGGACTTTGGATCAATAATGACGCGGCGATTAAACATTATTATTTCCGCGGATTGTACGGTCAGTATATTATTGTGATTCCGGAAAAACAAATGGTAATTGTGCGTACGGGAATGGATAAAAGGGAAACTTTTGATGATAAGGGAAGGCCAATACAAGTTGCGTTTTATGTGAATGAAGTGGTGAAAAACTTTGATTGATCGGTGATTTTTTGACAACATATTAAACGCAAAGACGCAAGAAAATATGTGAAAATCATCTTGTTTTAAGGCGCAGGAAAATCAAAGATTTTCGAAATTCAGATGCTGAATATTCTGTGGTGAATGAATTCGAAATTTTCTTTTTTGATGGTATCTAAAATCTCTAATCTCATGTTTTAAATCTAAATTCTAAATAAAAATTATTCAAATTAAATTTCCGTAAATTTGAAGCATTCTAAATAAGCATCATGTTCGATATTCAAAATATTCGCAGTCAGTTTCCTATTCTCACTCAAACCGTTAACGGCAAACCTTTGGTTTATCTTGATAACGGCGCTACTTCTCAGAAGCCGGTTTCCGTTATTCAAAGTTGGGAAAAGTACTATTCTACCATTAACGCAAATGTTCATCGCGGAATTCATACTTTGAGCCAGTTAGCGACGGAAGAGATGGAAGTTTCCCGAAGAAAAGTTCAGAAATTCATTAATGCTAAACATGATTTTGAAGTTATTTTTATGAAAGGAACTACCGAAGGAATCAACCTTATCGCATATTCTTTAACGGATTTGATTAAGAAAGACGACGAGATCATTATTTCTTATCTTGAACACCACTCGAATATTGTTCCGTGGCAAATGTTGTGTCAAAGAACCGGTGCGAAACTGAAAGTGATTCCAATGGATCAAAACGGGATTCTACAACTCGATTTTTTAGATGAAAATTTGAGTGAAAGAACGAAGATTGTTTCTCTTAACCAGGTTTCAAATGCTTTGGGAGTAATCAATCCTATTGAAGAAATTATTGCAAAAACCAGAGCGAACTCCAACGCAATCGTCGTTATTGATGGTGCCCAATCTGTTCCGCATTTCAAAATCGATGTCCAGAAAATGGACTGTGATTTTTTTGTGTTCTCCGGACATAAAATGTATGCGCCGATGGGAACGGGAATTCTGTACGGAAAAGAAGAAATCCTTAGAAAAATTCAACCTTTCCATGGTGGTGGCGAAATGATTGCAACGTGTTCTTTTGAAGAAACGACTTACGCAGATCTGCCCTTTAAATTCGAAGCCGGAACACCGAATGTTGGCGGGAATATCGCTTTAGGCGCGGCCATTGATTTTATGGAAACTCTTGGTCATGAACATATTCAAACGCACGAAAATGCTTTGTTGGATTACGCTCAGAAAAAATTATTGGAAATAGAAGGTTTAAGAATTTACGGCGAAAAAGCCAACCGAACCGGCGTGGTTTCTTTTAATCTGGAAGGAATCGGGATTGCTTCTGATGTCGGAATGATTCTCGACAAACTTGGGATCGCTGTGAGAACCGGTCATCACTGTACGCAACCCATTATGAACTTTTTTAATATTGCAGGAACGGTTCGTGCAAGTTTCGCGGTTTATAATACTTTTGAAGAAATCGATATTTTGGCAGAAGGCGTGAAAAAAGCACAGCGAATGTTGATGTAAAAATTCCCACGAATGCACGGATAAAGAGAATTCGTACATCCGTGGCGACAGTTTTTGTTTTAATTTAAACGGTTTCCAGAATCTGTTTTGCGGCTTCCTTGGTTTTTACCTTTTCGATGACATGTGTGCAAATTCCTTTTTCATCAAAAATAAATGTGGTACGGACGATTCCCATGAATTCTCTGCCCATGAATTTCTTCAATTGCCAAACACCAAACTTTTCGATGACTTCCTTATTTTCATCGGCGAGTAAAGGATATTGGAATCCAAATTTTTCATGGAATTTCTTTTGGGCTTTTACAGGATCTGCAGAAACGCCTAATAATTGATATCCTTCTTTTTTAAGTTGTGAAAAATTA
Encoded here:
- a CDS encoding serine hydrolase domain-containing protein codes for the protein MLEKTLKGILVLLAAVIALAYTFGYDYLFKGIRETYLRGESGSSIDDGTYFKSHTIAKGNSVPWVKDSLYNKKPLPKNLVEDLKKSKTASFLIIKNGKLVHEEYWDGYNQNSKTNSFSVAKAITVMLVGKAIEQKKIKSFDEKFSNFFQNYNNIKFGKSLTLANLAEMEAGLNWKEDYKNPFLPNAKAYYGKSLEKAVFLCDFKNQPGTQFEYQSGATQLLGFALRKSIDKTVAQYASENLWQPLGMEQNATWNTDDFGMEKTFCCINSSARDFAKLGQLFLNDGEFDGKQILNSDFIEKMRTPTKLSGEAYGSGLWINNDAAIKHYYFRGLYGQYIIVIPEKQMVIVRTGMDKRETFDDKGRPIQVAFYVNEVVKNFD
- a CDS encoding aminotransferase class V-fold PLP-dependent enzyme; translated protein: MFDIQNIRSQFPILTQTVNGKPLVYLDNGATSQKPVSVIQSWEKYYSTINANVHRGIHTLSQLATEEMEVSRRKVQKFINAKHDFEVIFMKGTTEGINLIAYSLTDLIKKDDEIIISYLEHHSNIVPWQMLCQRTGAKLKVIPMDQNGILQLDFLDENLSERTKIVSLNQVSNALGVINPIEEIIAKTRANSNAIVVIDGAQSVPHFKIDVQKMDCDFFVFSGHKMYAPMGTGILYGKEEILRKIQPFHGGGEMIATCSFEETTYADLPFKFEAGTPNVGGNIALGAAIDFMETLGHEHIQTHENALLDYAQKKLLEIEGLRIYGEKANRTGVVSFNLEGIGIASDVGMILDKLGIAVRTGHHCTQPIMNFFNIAGTVRASFAVYNTFEEIDILAEGVKKAQRMLM
- the bcp gene encoding thioredoxin-dependent thiol peroxidase → MLKVGDQLPEFESINQDGETVKSSDFAGKKLVVFFYPKANTPGCTAEACDLNDNFSQLKKEGYQLLGVSADPVKAQKKFHEKFGFQYPLLADENKEVIEKFGVWQLKKFMGREFMGIVRTTFIFDEKGICTHVIEKVKTKEAAKQILETV